In the Aquabacterium sp. NJ1 genome, TTCGCTATGCACCGGACGGCACGCCGTTCGCCACAATCAGCCTGGCAACCACCGAACGTTGGAAGGACAAGGAAACACAGGAACCCAAGGAAGCCACGGAGTGGCATCGGGTTGTTTTCTCGGATCGGCTGGCGGAAATCGTGAAGGAGTATCTCAAGGAGGGATCGCTCATTTACGTGGAAGGCAAGCTACGTACACGTAAGTGGCAAGACAAAGAAGGCAAGGATCAGTACACCACTGAGGTCAAAGTTTCGCGTATGCAGATGCTTGGCAATACGCGCAAGACAGTGGCCCCAGCTGACTCTGGTCAGCTGGAATCCGAAGCGGCAGAATCGACTCCTGCCTAATTTGAATC is a window encoding:
- the ssb gene encoding single-stranded DNA-binding protein: MASLNMVQLIGNLGREPEVRYAPDGTPFATISLATTERWKDKETQEPKEATEWHRVVFSDRLAEIVKEYLKEGSLIYVEGKLRTRKWQDKEGKDQYTTEVKVSRMQMLGNTRKTVAPADSGQLESEAAESTPA